The following coding sequences lie in one Paenibacillus durus ATCC 35681 genomic window:
- a CDS encoding phage portal protein, whose protein sequence is MANTEMLQAQQAQAKAKSAVILPYQYTGMGGTRIKPSLLPFSVLRNMAKVPAIAAIINTRLNQVARFARRPRYEGDLGFRIGFKNPKQSMSRAAQSRAFELEEFFLRTGNWGNPERKDNFNQFLRKITRDSLTLDAVAWENVFTRSGQITDMFAVDAATIELLPTSPISEIYQPTLYQQVTSIGAAGPIAYVQRVDGRITAEYSRQELTYLIRNPRTDIAYADFGFSELETLVEIVTGIVNGVRYNTSYFSYNSLPQGVLEVVGKYEEEDIEAFSRHWKTLTDGAQGKWSVPVMAMEEGNGFKFTPFKNSNQDMQFNEFLEFLFNLAAAVYQIDPNEVGFKSWTSGKSMSQSDNTAEKMDGSKDKGFIPLMYFLSDGFNANILDQIAPEFALYWAGLDEEEEDRKAQRLKDDMELGLTTVAEVRKQRGQQVPPEAEWMNAPANSVLIQAYMADQQPQEEANPNESGEEDGNNRPPTAKAKSEPDQLQKSLDIDISWEGY, encoded by the coding sequence TTGGCAAATACAGAAATGCTTCAGGCGCAGCAGGCGCAAGCGAAGGCGAAATCCGCCGTAATCCTGCCGTATCAATATACCGGGATGGGCGGAACACGCATCAAGCCGTCGCTTCTCCCGTTTTCCGTATTGCGTAACATGGCGAAAGTGCCGGCCATTGCTGCGATCATCAACACGCGGTTGAATCAGGTCGCCCGCTTTGCCCGGCGTCCCAGGTATGAGGGAGACCTTGGCTTTCGGATCGGTTTTAAAAATCCGAAGCAGTCCATGAGCCGGGCGGCGCAGTCCCGGGCTTTTGAGCTTGAAGAGTTTTTTCTCCGGACCGGAAACTGGGGAAACCCTGAGCGGAAGGATAATTTCAATCAATTTCTGCGGAAAATCACGCGGGACAGCCTGACGCTGGATGCCGTAGCTTGGGAAAATGTCTTTACCCGCAGCGGCCAGATCACGGATATGTTTGCGGTGGATGCGGCCACCATCGAACTGCTGCCCACCTCCCCTATTTCGGAAATCTACCAGCCAACGTTGTACCAGCAGGTGACAAGTATAGGGGCGGCGGGGCCGATTGCTTATGTGCAGCGTGTGGATGGCCGTATAACTGCGGAGTATTCACGGCAGGAGCTGACCTACCTGATTCGTAATCCCCGGACGGACATTGCCTATGCTGATTTCGGATTCAGTGAATTGGAGACGCTCGTAGAGATTGTCACGGGCATTGTCAATGGCGTTCGGTACAATACGTCGTATTTCTCTTACAATTCGTTGCCTCAGGGTGTGCTGGAGGTTGTCGGTAAGTATGAGGAGGAGGACATAGAGGCGTTCAGTCGTCACTGGAAGACGCTGACCGATGGGGCTCAGGGCAAATGGTCGGTGCCCGTCATGGCGATGGAGGAAGGGAACGGGTTCAAGTTCACTCCTTTCAAAAACAGCAACCAGGACATGCAGTTTAATGAGTTCTTGGAGTTTCTTTTTAATTTGGCCGCTGCAGTATATCAGATCGATCCTAACGAGGTCGGTTTTAAGAGCTGGACCAGCGGAAAGAGCATGAGCCAGTCGGACAATACCGCAGAAAAAATGGATGGCAGCAAGGATAAAGGGTTTATCCCGCTCATGTACTTCCTTTCTGACGGATTCAATGCCAACATTCTTGATCAGATCGCGCCAGAATTTGCCCTTTACTGGGCGGGTCTGGATGAAGAGGAAGAAGACCGAAAGGCACAGCGCCTTAAGGACGATATGGAGCTGGGTTTGACTACGGTCGCCGAAGTGCGAAAGCAGCGCGGGCAGCAGGTGCCGCCGGAAGCCGAATGGATGAATGCGCCAGCGAACTCTGTGCTTATTCAAGCTTACATGGCTGATCAGCAACCCCAGGAGGAAGCTAATCCGAATGAATCCGGGGAAGAGGACGGAAACAATAGGCCCCCTACAGCTAAAGCCAAGTCGGAGCCAGATCAATTACAGAAGTCCCTTGATATTGATATCTCCTGGGAGGGGTATTGA
- a CDS encoding PBSX family phage terminase large subunit, whose translation MSSVEVSLQETVGKGYVDFWRFKGRYRVVKGGRGSKKSVTAALSIIFNMMKFPLANTLVLRKTFNVHKDSTWAQLKWATYRLNVGHLWHFKKSPLEAIYKPTGQKILFRGLDDPMSITSITVDTGFLCWAWFEEAYQILNEDDFDKVDMSIRGELPTGYYKQLTLSFNPWNEKHWLKKRFFDVPDPNILALTTNYTCNEFLGDDDRALFEWMKKNKPKRYRVEGQGEWGIAEGAIYEDWREEEFEYKELIKTGAYKAVFGLDFGYTNDPSALVAALVNEQEKKLYIFDEHYESGMTNDKIAEMIKAKGFSKEKIIADSAEPKSIDEIRGYGIGRIQAAEKGPDSVINGIQYLQQYEIIVHKFRCPNVSIELSSYVWDQDKTGRFLNRPVDDFNHALDALRYALEKIRKPVRSTIII comes from the coding sequence ATGAGTAGCGTTGAAGTGAGTCTGCAGGAGACTGTCGGCAAAGGATATGTTGACTTTTGGCGTTTCAAAGGGCGCTATCGGGTTGTCAAAGGTGGGCGTGGCTCCAAAAAGAGTGTTACAGCCGCGTTATCAATTATTTTCAATATGATGAAGTTTCCTCTCGCCAATACGCTTGTCTTACGGAAAACGTTCAATGTTCACAAGGACTCTACGTGGGCGCAACTGAAATGGGCTACTTATCGGCTAAATGTGGGTCATCTTTGGCATTTCAAGAAATCACCACTAGAAGCTATATATAAACCGACTGGACAAAAAATATTGTTCCGCGGTCTTGATGATCCGATGTCAATCACTTCTATCACGGTGGACACCGGCTTTTTATGCTGGGCGTGGTTTGAAGAAGCCTATCAGATTCTAAATGAAGATGACTTCGACAAGGTGGACATGTCCATTCGGGGGGAATTGCCGACCGGATACTACAAGCAATTGACGCTTTCTTTTAATCCGTGGAACGAAAAGCACTGGCTGAAGAAGCGTTTTTTTGATGTGCCTGATCCTAATATATTGGCTCTGACCACCAACTACACATGCAATGAGTTCTTAGGGGACGATGATCGGGCGTTATTTGAATGGATGAAAAAGAATAAGCCGAAACGTTACCGGGTCGAAGGCCAAGGAGAATGGGGCATTGCTGAAGGAGCAATTTATGAGGATTGGCGCGAGGAAGAATTTGAATATAAAGAGTTGATCAAGACCGGTGCATATAAAGCTGTTTTCGGTTTGGATTTTGGTTATACAAACGATCCGAGTGCTTTGGTTGCAGCTCTTGTGAACGAACAGGAGAAGAAGCTTTATATCTTTGATGAGCATTATGAGTCAGGTATGACCAATGACAAAATAGCTGAAATGATAAAGGCTAAGGGATTTTCAAAAGAGAAGATAATCGCCGACTCGGCTGAGCCTAAGTCCATTGATGAGATAAGAGGATATGGAATAGGTAGGATACAAGCAGCGGAGAAGGGGCCTGATAGTGTCATTAACGGCATTCAGTACCTTCAACAGTATGAAATCATTGTTCATAAATTTCGCTGTCCAAATGTAAGCATTGAATTATCAAGTTACGTATGGGATCAGGATAAAACCGGACGCTTCTTAAATCGCCCGGTTGATGATTTTAATCACGCGCTTGACGCTCTCAGATATGCTCTTGAGAAGATTCGTAAGCCGGTGCGCTCCACAATCATCATATGA
- the terS gene encoding phage terminase small subunit: MGKSRDPRRDEAFEIWKASSGQIDLVEIAAKLGVSDGTLRGWKSKDRWEAKLNGTFQSDERSAPQNSERSKRRGAPKGNKNAVGNRGGAPPGNTNAAGNRGGPGGPPGNKKAVTTGEYETIWLDALDEDEQMLLDRIDTDPIKQADDAIKKLELRERRMLLRIKRLTEGLSEKERRVLRELKAVKDAMTIHDEKTGVTKTVPVIKTEMVESQVEEKTYRSIDDILALEEALTRVQDKKLKAIELKARLLDEEKKTRTKLLKIELERLQGAENNKQFVVIKDDLHE, translated from the coding sequence ATGGGGAAGTCAAGGGACCCAAGGCGAGACGAAGCTTTTGAAATCTGGAAAGCCAGCAGCGGTCAGATCGACCTGGTAGAGATCGCGGCGAAGCTCGGCGTGTCAGATGGTACACTTCGCGGCTGGAAATCAAAGGACCGCTGGGAAGCCAAACTGAACGGAACGTTCCAATCAGACGAACGGAGCGCTCCGCAAAATTCGGAGCGCTCCAAACGTCGGGGCGCTCCCAAAGGGAACAAGAACGCTGTCGGCAATCGCGGCGGCGCTCCACCAGGCAATACGAACGCAGCGGGGAACCGAGGCGGACCCGGCGGGCCGCCCGGCAACAAGAAGGCGGTCACGACCGGGGAATACGAGACGATATGGCTGGATGCTCTGGATGAGGACGAGCAGATGCTGCTTGACCGCATTGACACCGATCCGATAAAGCAGGCGGATGATGCCATTAAAAAGTTGGAGCTGCGAGAACGGCGCATGCTGCTCCGAATTAAGCGGCTGACAGAAGGGCTTTCGGAGAAGGAGCGGCGCGTCTTACGTGAGTTGAAGGCTGTTAAGGATGCCATGACTATTCACGATGAAAAAACAGGCGTGACGAAGACTGTCCCCGTTATCAAAACAGAGATGGTTGAATCCCAAGTTGAGGAAAAGACCTACCGCAGCATTGATGATATTCTGGCGCTCGAAGAAGCCCTGACTCGCGTCCAGGACAAGAAGTTGAAGGCCATTGAACTAAAGGCCCGGCTGCTGGACGAAGAGAAGAAAACGCGAACGAAACTTCTTAAAATCGAACTTGAACGATTGCAGGGAGCTGAGAACAATAAGCAGTTCGTTGTTATAAAGGATGATCTTCATGAGTAG
- a CDS encoding BC1881 family protein, whose product MPNANIVDHIGSKVTVWTKDGNAAENRMLHTVDEFGVVISNQHGQQTFIPWVQVKYIDYPDTSPDKINSYTESPWWLKDVSTKELSDELCLREGVREIVLLPGVAADINFIEKNKAGWRQFDTRRFTGPATILVNQD is encoded by the coding sequence ATGCCAAACGCGAATATTGTTGACCATATCGGCAGCAAAGTTACGGTCTGGACCAAGGATGGGAACGCCGCGGAGAACCGCATGCTCCACACCGTTGACGAATTTGGTGTGGTCATCTCCAATCAACACGGCCAGCAGACGTTCATTCCTTGGGTGCAGGTCAAGTATATTGATTACCCAGACACTTCTCCTGATAAAATCAATTCTTACACGGAAAGTCCGTGGTGGTTGAAAGATGTTTCCACAAAGGAACTGTCCGACGAGCTTTGTTTAAGAGAAGGCGTAAGGGAGATTGTCCTGCTTCCTGGAGTAGCGGCGGATATTAATTTTATTGAAAAAAACAAGGCGGGCTGGCGTCAGTTTGACACACGGCGGTTTACTGGCCCTGCGACCATTCTCGTGAATCAGGATTAG
- a CDS encoding DUF2829 domain-containing protein — protein MSKWRKKSVVIEAFKWTGDQNQSEDPVWINEAYRRGDVRYDGVGTNDMEMFISTLEGVMTARPGDYIIQGIEGEIYPCKASIFEKTYESAGEIMSFGAAVEALKAGKRVARAGWNGRVMWLTLVPACRYNPSDVNSLGLEKLPWIGMKTADNKFVPWLASQTDVLAEDWQVIE, from the coding sequence ATGTCAAAGTGGCGCAAGAAATCTGTTGTAATTGAGGCGTTCAAATGGACAGGGGACCAGAACCAATCAGAAGATCCGGTTTGGATCAACGAAGCTTATCGACGCGGAGATGTCCGCTATGATGGTGTAGGTACAAATGATATGGAGATGTTCATCTCCACACTGGAAGGAGTTATGACGGCCCGCCCCGGTGATTACATCATTCAGGGCATCGAGGGTGAAATTTACCCTTGTAAGGCAAGTATTTTCGAGAAAACGTATGAATCTGCTGGCGAGATAATGAGTTTCGGCGCTGCAGTAGAGGCGTTGAAGGCAGGCAAGAGGGTTGCGCGGGCTGGCTGGAACGGTAGGGTGATGTGGTTGACGCTAGTTCCAGCATGTCGTTACAACCCAAGCGACGTCAATTCACTCGGTTTAGAAAAGCTTCCATGGATCGGAATGAAGACAGCGGATAATAAGTTTGTTCCTTGGCTGGCATCGCAGACGGACGTATTGGCCGAAGACTGGCAGGTGATTGAGTAA
- a CDS encoding DNA modification methylase, with protein MKVETIPILQLRSNGWNPNEMDDHRYRSLVASVKKHGVLQPILIRADMTIIKGEKRWRAAKEAGLTDMVCVIVESSQEESKLLTVSLSNLRGRTNEELLASLLEELSSSYTLEEIALETGYLQSDLEGYLSGLQQPSDDGVFVEEDGFDVQHALLAIEEPETQRGDIWQLGPHLLMCGDSTDEADVSRLMDGARAALVVTDPPYNVAVESDSARLAADGRVSILNDNMPAEEFAGFLHAVFERYAAIMDPAAAIYVFHPSSYQREFEDAMNAASIEVRTQCIWVKNAASFGWAQYRFKHEPVFYAHIRGKAPAWYGDRRQTTVWRAGLPAEEPLPETVWEVSRGDVTKYVHPTQKPLELLAIPIKNSSRRGDVAVDLFGGSGSTLMTCDQLGRICRTMELDPVFCDVIKKRYHAATGTEPVLIGRADSVA; from the coding sequence TTGAAGGTTGAGACAATACCGATTCTGCAGCTGCGCAGTAATGGCTGGAACCCGAATGAAATGGACGACCACCGTTACCGCTCATTGGTGGCCAGCGTAAAGAAACATGGTGTGCTGCAGCCGATCTTGATCAGAGCGGACATGACGATTATCAAGGGGGAGAAGCGCTGGAGAGCGGCCAAGGAGGCAGGGTTAACTGATATGGTCTGCGTCATCGTAGAATCCAGCCAAGAGGAGTCCAAGCTGTTGACGGTAAGTCTCAGCAATTTACGGGGCAGGACCAATGAAGAACTCCTTGCATCACTGCTTGAGGAGTTGTCCAGTTCGTATACGCTGGAGGAGATTGCTCTTGAAACCGGCTATTTGCAAAGCGATCTGGAAGGATACCTGTCAGGTCTGCAGCAACCCAGCGACGATGGTGTGTTTGTCGAAGAGGATGGTTTCGATGTTCAGCACGCTTTGCTTGCTATTGAGGAGCCTGAGACGCAGCGCGGCGATATCTGGCAGCTCGGGCCGCATCTGCTGATGTGCGGCGACTCAACGGATGAAGCAGACGTCAGCCGGCTTATGGACGGCGCCAGGGCCGCGCTTGTGGTGACGGACCCGCCGTACAATGTAGCCGTAGAGAGTGATTCCGCAAGGCTGGCCGCCGACGGACGCGTCAGTATATTGAACGACAACATGCCTGCAGAAGAATTTGCGGGCTTTTTGCATGCCGTCTTCGAGAGATACGCCGCCATCATGGACCCGGCGGCCGCGATCTACGTCTTCCATCCGTCGTCTTATCAGCGGGAGTTCGAAGACGCCATGAATGCTGCCAGCATCGAGGTCCGGACGCAGTGTATCTGGGTCAAGAATGCGGCTTCCTTCGGTTGGGCGCAGTATCGCTTCAAACACGAGCCGGTCTTTTACGCCCACATTCGGGGGAAGGCGCCAGCCTGGTACGGTGATCGCCGGCAAACAACGGTATGGCGTGCCGGTCTCCCGGCTGAAGAGCCGCTCCCGGAGACAGTGTGGGAGGTCAGCCGCGGCGATGTGACGAAGTATGTACACCCGACGCAGAAGCCGCTGGAGTTGCTGGCCATTCCAATAAAGAACAGCAGCCGACGCGGAGACGTGGCTGTCGACTTGTTCGGCGGCAGCGGCTCAACGCTGATGACCTGCGACCAGCTTGGCCGGATCTGCCGGACAATGGAACTGGACCCTGTCTTCTGCGACGTTATTAAGAAGAGGTATCATGCGGCCACCGGAACCGAGCCGGTATTGATCGGTCGAGCCGATTCCGTGGCATAA
- a CDS encoding DNA cytosine methyltransferase has translation MSRPVWDWRLTDLADVPQHGRTVFSCFSCGGGSTMGYKLAGYTVLGNVEIDPQMMRIYQRNHNPRYPFLMPIQDFKSLPDAELPPELFDLDILDGSPPCSVFSTAGDREDKWGKEFKFREGQAEQRLDDLFFDFLDVAAKLRPRIVVAENVRGMMIGKARGFVSLVLSRFRELGYRPQLFLLNSATMGVPQKRERLFFIAAREDQAFPSLRLELNEPPVLYGEVRSGEGKPLNPVKETFRRWQRKRPSDLSMGHVTRREKGKASDFNTIILKDQKVANTLASSSWFLRSDEPCRISDVDSIRIQTFPADYDFMDADVSYVCGMSVPPLMMRRIAEQIYLQWLGGDRVEG, from the coding sequence ATGAGTCGCCCCGTATGGGATTGGCGCTTAACCGATTTGGCGGACGTTCCACAGCATGGCCGGACGGTGTTCTCCTGTTTCAGCTGCGGCGGCGGTTCAACAATGGGCTACAAGCTTGCCGGATATACCGTGCTGGGCAATGTGGAGATTGACCCGCAGATGATGCGCATCTACCAGCGTAATCATAATCCGCGTTACCCGTTCTTGATGCCGATTCAGGACTTCAAGTCGCTGCCGGATGCGGAGTTGCCGCCGGAACTGTTCGACCTGGACATTCTGGACGGATCGCCGCCTTGTAGCGTGTTTTCTACGGCGGGGGATCGGGAGGATAAATGGGGAAAGGAATTCAAATTCAGAGAAGGTCAAGCCGAGCAACGGCTGGATGATCTGTTCTTTGACTTCTTGGACGTGGCCGCGAAGCTCCGGCCCCGGATCGTCGTCGCCGAGAACGTGCGCGGCATGATGATCGGTAAGGCTCGCGGCTTCGTAAGCCTGGTCTTGTCCCGCTTCCGGGAACTCGGGTACAGACCGCAGCTCTTTCTTCTCAATTCAGCGACGATGGGCGTTCCCCAGAAACGGGAGCGACTTTTCTTTATCGCAGCACGGGAGGATCAGGCGTTCCCGTCGCTTCGTCTGGAGTTGAATGAACCGCCGGTATTGTATGGAGAGGTTCGGTCGGGAGAAGGGAAGCCGTTGAACCCTGTTAAGGAAACGTTCCGGAGATGGCAGCGGAAGCGGCCGAGTGATTTAAGCATGGGGCATGTGACGCGGAGAGAGAAAGGCAAGGCAAGCGACTTCAATACAATCATATTGAAGGATCAGAAGGTCGCGAACACTCTGGCAAGCTCGTCCTGGTTTCTCAGATCAGATGAGCCATGCCGGATCAGCGACGTTGATTCTATACGTATCCAGACCTTCCCCGCTGATTATGATTTCATGGATGCAGATGTGTCATACGTTTGCGGTATGAGCGTTCCGCCCTTGATGATGCGGCGGATCGCCGAGCAGATCTATCTTCAATGGTTGGGAGGAGATCGAGTTGAAGGTTGA
- a CDS encoding transcriptional regulator: MDIRTIPIEQINAAAYNPRVDLQPGDPEYEKLRRSLDEFGYVDPIVWNEQTGNMVGGHQRYKVLVNEQGRTELAVSVVNLDPEREKLLNLALNKVSGRWDDEALARLLGELQQGSLDVSLSGFDADEIDDLIAEFTEPAADQLGDFQNRELDVADFDESRFDCKCPRCGFVFDQPGAPS, translated from the coding sequence ATGGACATCAGAACCATACCGATCGAGCAGATCAACGCCGCAGCCTACAACCCGCGTGTCGACCTTCAGCCAGGCGATCCGGAATACGAGAAACTCCGCCGCAGCCTTGACGAATTCGGCTATGTTGACCCGATCGTCTGGAACGAGCAAACCGGTAACATGGTCGGTGGACATCAGCGGTATAAGGTGCTGGTCAACGAGCAGGGCCGCACGGAGCTGGCAGTTTCCGTGGTCAACCTGGACCCGGAGCGGGAGAAGCTGCTTAACTTGGCGCTCAACAAGGTTTCGGGCCGATGGGATGACGAGGCACTGGCCAGGTTGTTGGGCGAGCTGCAGCAAGGTAGTCTGGACGTATCGTTGTCCGGGTTTGATGCAGACGAGATTGACGATCTGATCGCAGAGTTCACGGAGCCGGCGGCAGATCAGCTTGGTGACTTTCAGAACCGGGAGCTGGATGTGGCGGACTTTGACGAATCCCGCTTTGACTGTAAATGTCCGCGCTGTGGATTTGTGTTCGACCAGCCGGGAGCCCCTTCATGA
- a CDS encoding winged helix DNA-binding protein, with product MTDKNLTPQQARTLEVIQGFITKKGYPPTVREVAQLLNLQSSSTAFRHIELLCQKGYISKSSDGPRTIRVKMSVKLQEKGVSAEELEQVLKFYADRLNWEFITDKSAPVLADGGERARAILKKYMEAYHD from the coding sequence ATGACCGACAAGAACTTAACACCACAGCAAGCCAGAACGCTGGAAGTCATTCAGGGGTTCATCACGAAAAAAGGCTACCCTCCCACAGTCCGGGAAGTTGCGCAATTGCTAAATTTACAGTCATCTTCCACGGCATTCCGGCATATTGAGCTGCTTTGTCAAAAAGGATACATTTCTAAGAGCTCCGACGGACCGAGGACGATCCGCGTCAAGATGAGCGTCAAGCTACAGGAAAAGGGAGTTTCCGCAGAGGAACTGGAACAGGTCTTAAAGTTCTATGCCGATCGGTTGAATTGGGAATTCATCACCGATAAATCTGCGCCGGTGTTGGCAGATGGCGGGGAAAGGGCGCGGGCAATTTTGAAAAAATATATGGAGGCTTATCATGACTGA